GGTCATCACCCTGGTGACCATCGTGCTGCTCACCGCCGGCGGCCTGACCACCCTGCAGGGCGCGGTCATCGCCGCTGCAGTGCCGTTCTCGTTCATCATCCTCGGGATGGTCGTGGGCCTGCTCAAAGCGCTGGAGGAGGAGCGCTTCGCACCGCGGCCCGGCGAACGCAGCGAACCGCCCATGGAACCGTGGGCGCAGGTGGAGTCGGACTGGCACACCAGCGACACCAGCACCGGCACGGCCACCGACCGGGTGGAGGGCTGATCCGCGGCCGGCGCCGCGCCGGCCGGCGCGGCGCTAGGCCTCCTGGCGTTTGGCGATGCGGTAGCGGACCAGGCGCACCACCAGCCAGATGGTGAACACCACCACCGGCACCGCCAGCCCCTGGGTGACCTCCACCCGGATCGGGGCACCGGCGTCGCGCGCCGCCTCCAGGACGTAGCTGATCAGCCCCATCAGGTAGTAGCTGATGGCCGCCACCGACAGCCCCTCGACCGTCTCCTGCAGCCGGAACTGCAGCTTGGCGCGGCGATCCATGGAGTCGAGCAGATCGCGGTTCTGCGCCTCCAGGGCCACGTCGATGCGGGTGCGCAGCAGATCGCCGGTGCGCGATATACGCTCGGAGAGCGACTCGCGCCGTTCGGTGACCGTGGCACAGGTGCGCATGGCCGGCACCAGGCGCCGCTCCATGAACTCCTGGATGGTCTGTACGCCCTGGATGCGCTGCTCGCGCAGCTCCTGGATGCGCCGTTCGACCAGCTCGTGATAGGCACGCGCCGCATGGAAGCGGTAGTTGGTGTTGTTGCCGATACGCTCCACCTGGGCGGCCAACTCCATCAGCTGACCGAGCAGGTGCTGCTCGTCACGCTCCCGGCTCGAGCCGGTCATGCGCTCAGTGATCCCGGCCAGCTGCTCCTCGAGCTCGTTGAGCTGAGGGTTGAGGCGCCGCGCCACTGGGAAGGCGAGCAGCGCCATCATGCGGTAGGTCTCGATCTCGAGCAGACGCTGGATGGCACGCCCGGCCTGGCGCTCGCGCATGTTCACATCGCGCAGGAGGATGCGCGAAAAGCCGTCATCGTGGATACGGAAGTCCGTCCACACCCGCGCCGCTCCGCCGGCGATCTGGCTGCCAACGATCGTGTTGTCGTTGAACAGCGCCACGATTCCGCTGCTGGTCCGCGGCTGCGACCAGGACGGCTCCAGCGCGAGATGGATACCGACCAGGCGCGGTCCGGGCAAACTGGCCAGCCAGTCCTCGGGCAAGCGTTCGATGGGTGGCCCCTCGAACGGGTGCTCGAACTCGTCCTCGACGATGAAGGTGTAGGTCGAAACCTCGGTGCGCCGCTCCCACTTGAGCCGAAAGGCGCCGAAGTCACGGGACATGTGCTGGGCATCCGGCTCCGGCGGCTCCACGCCGAAGCGCTCGCACAGATCCGCTACGGCCGCCCGATCGGCATCCGCGGAGTGGCGCCCGGAGAACATCCCCAGGTGACTGACCCGGGCCGGGGCCCGCAGGCGCTCATAGGGTCGGGCGTGAATCTCGTCGTTGACTTCCTGGCGCAGGGGGTGGTCGACGTAGGCCCCGGGGACGGGGTCACTGGCCTGGTGCCTTTCCGTTACGTTAAGGGTCATGCTGGCTGGCTTTCTCTGCATCGGGCATGCGGTCCCGACCGGGACCGGCTAGTGCAAGGGTATGGTATCCTCCCTCACCCGTGCCAGGGGGAATACCATGCGGGAACTCATCCTCGGCGGCGTCCGTTCGGGCAAGAGCCGTCATGCCGAAGAGCGCGCGCGCGAACTCAGCGACGATGTCGTCTACATCGCCACGGCCCGACCCCGCGGCGATGCCGGCATGGCCGAGCGCATCGCCGCGCACCGGGCGCGACGCCCCGCGCACTGGCAGACGATCGAGGCCCCGCTGGAGCTGGCCCGGGCCATCGAGGCGCACAGCGCCCCGGGCCGCGTACTCCTGGTCGACTGCCTGAGTCTATGGCTGACCAATCAGCTCGTCGCCGGGGACGGGGCCACCGAGGCAAACGTCACCAGCGAGAGCCTTGAGCAGGCACGAACCGGGCTGGTCGACGCGGTTGCCGCCGCAGGCGGCGACCTGCTGCTGGTCAGCAATGAAACCGGTCTGGGCGTAATGCCGATGAACGCCCTGGCGCGGCGCTTCTGCGACGAGGCCGGAGCGCTGCACCAACAGATGGCCGAACGCTGCGAGCGAGTGACCTGGACCGTCGCCGGCCTCGCACAGCCCCTGAAATAGAGTCGTCCCCCCGCGACGGGCTGACGCCGCCAAGAAGGGAATGAGGAGCGCAATCGTGAACCAACCGGAGTGGCTCGATGAACCGATCCAACAGACCCATCCGCATTACGCCCAGCAGGCGCGGGCTCGACAGGATCAGCTGACCAAGCCGCCGGGATCGCTCGGCCGGCTCGAAGAGATCGCCATCCAGCTCGCCGGGCTTCAGCAGACCCCGCACCCCGCCGTGGATCCGGTCCAGATCACGCTGTTCGCCGGCGACCACGGCATCGCCGAGGACGGCGTCTCCGCCTTCGACCCGGTGGTCACGCTGCAGATGATGGAGAACTTCTCCAACGGCGGCGCAGCCATCTGCGTGATGAGCGAGGAGATCGGCGCCCAGCTGGAGGTGGTGGATGTCGGCACCCGATGGCAGGGCGCGGTGCCGCAGGCGGTGCGCGACGAACGCATCGCCGCCGGCACGGCCAACATGCGCCGGCAGCCGGCGATGACCGACGAGCAGTTCAGCGCTGCGCTCACCGCCGGCGCGCGGGCCGTCGACCGGTCCATCGATCAGCACGGCACCCGGGTCTTTATCGCCGGCGAGATGGGCATCGCCAACACCACTGCGGCCGCCGCCGTGGTCGGCGCCCTGCTCAACAAACCGGCGCCGGGGCTAGTCGGCCCAGGCACCGGACACGATGCCGCCGGGCTGCGACACAAGGCGGAGGCCGTCGACGAGACCCTGGCCCTGCACCGAGAACAGCTCGGCGGACCGGCAAACCTCAGCGAGCCGTGGCAAGCCGGTCGTCGCGTGGGCGGCCTGGAGCTGGCCGCCATGACCGGTGCCTACATCCGCTGCGCCCAGCGCGGTGTGGTCATCCTCCTCGACGGCTTCATCAGCGGCGCAGCCGCCCTGCTGGCCGAGCGACTGCGCCCCGGCACCCGCGCCTGGATGATCCTCGGCCACGGCTCCGCCGAGCCGGGTCACCACCGCATCGTCGCGGCCCTCGGCGGGCGCCCGCTGCTCGACTTCAACATGCGCCTGGGCGAGGGCAGCGGCGCTGCGACCGCGATACCGCTGATGCGCATGGCCTGCGCCATCCACAACCGCATGGCCACCTTCGCGGAGGCCGGCGTAACCCCGGAGGGCAAAGGGTGAGACCCCCCATCGAAGGCCAGGAGACCTGGATCGATCTGATCCGCCACGGCGAGCCGGTGGGCGGCCGCCGCTACCGCGGCACCCAGGACGACCCGCTCAGCGAACGCGGCTGGGCGCAGATGCGCGCCGCCCCGCTCGAGCCCGCGGCGTTGACCCGGATCGTCTGCTCCCCGCTGCGCCGCTGCCGCGAGTTCTCCGAACGCTACGCCGCCGAGCAGGGGCTGCCATTACAGGTGGAAAACGGTTTCCAAGAGATCGGCTTCGGTGACTGGGAGGGCCTGACCCCGGCGGAGCTCTACGAGCAGGACCCCCAGGGGCAGGCCCGCTTCTGGGCCGATCCGCTCCACTATACGCCGCCCAACGCCGAGCCCATGGCCGACTTCCAGCGCCGCGTCATCGATGCCTGGGTGCGGCTGCTCGCAGAGCACCCCGGCGAGCACCTGCTGCTCGTCGGCCACGGCGGGCTGATCCGCGTGGTGCTGTCGCACCTGCTGGAGCTCCCGCTGCGCGGGTTCAACCGACTCTACGTGCCCTACGCCTCGGTCAGCCGGGTCCGTGTCGAGCCCGGCACCGATCCGACCCTCTACTTCCATAACCGCGCAACATCGGCGGAGGGGGAGCGATGACCGCCTTGCGACCGCTGCTGATCGCCATCGCCTTTCTCACGCGCCTTCCGGTGCCTTCGCTCGGCCGCATCGACGACGAGGAGAGTGGCGCCTCGCTGGTCGCCTACCCCCTGGTCGGGGCGATCATCGGCACCCTGCTGATTCTGATGGCCTTCCTGACCCAAGCTTTGCCTGCACTGCTCACTGCAGCCCTGGTAGTGGTGATCTGGGCGCTGCTGACCGGCGCATTGCACCTCGACGGCCTGGCCGACTCCGCCGACGCCTGGGTCGGCGGCATGGCGCAGCGGGAACGCACCCTGGAAATCATGAAGGATCCTTCCTGCGGGCCCATCGGGGTCACGGCGATCGTCGCCGTCCTCCTGCTCAAGGTGGCAGCGGTGGCCGCCCTGCTCGACGCCGGCGCCGTACTGGCCATCGCCACAGCGGCGGTTGTCGGACGCGCCGGGCTGACCCTGCTGTTCCTGACCACACCCTATGTGCGCCCCGGCGGGATCGGCGAGGCCCTGTCCCACTTCGGGCCACCCGGCGCCTCGCTGGGCAGTGCGGCCGTAGTCACCGCCCTGGCCGCCCTGCTCACCGGATGGGCCGGGCTGGCGGCGGTGGCCGCCGGGGCAGTCGCCCTGGTCTTGGCGCAGCACGCGATGTCACGGCGCCTCGGCGGGACCACCGGCGACACCGCCGGCGCCACCGTGGAGCTCACCGAGACCGCCGCACTGCTTGGCGCCGCCGCCGTGGCGGCGAGCGTCTAGGCCGCTCCCGTGCCGTTCCCCGCCCTGATCATCGGCGCGTGGCTACTCGACCGGGTTTTCGGCGAGCCCCGCGCCGGGCACCCACTGAACGGCTTTGCCCGGGTTGCCGGCTGGCTGGAGCGGCTGCTCAACCAAGGGCGCCTGCCCGACCCGGACCGGCGCAAGGCCGGCATGGTGGCGGTCGCCATCCTGGTCGCACCGGCCGTGCTGCTCGCCACCCTGCTCACGCTGGGGCCGCTCGGCTGGGTGGTGGAGCTGGGGCTGCTCTACCTCTGCCTGGGCAGCCGCAGCCTGCGCGAGCACGCCTTGGGTGTGGCGCAACCGCTGGCCCGTGGCGACCTGGCCGAGGCCCGCGCGGCGGTGGGCAGGATCGTCAGTCGGGATGCACAGTCCATGGACGCCGAAGACACCGCCCGCGCCACCACCGAATCGACCCTGGAGAACGGCAACGACGCGGTCTTCGCCACCCTCTTCTGGTTCCTGGTCGCCGGCGCTCCGGGGGCAGTCGCCCACCGACTGATCAACACCCTGGACGCCCTCTGGGGTTACCGGACCGTGCGCTTCAACGACTTCGGCTACGCCGCCGCCCGCCTGGACGACCTGCTCGGCTGGATCCCGGCGCGCCTGACGGCGCTCACCTATGCCCTGGCGAGCCTGCGCCCGCAGGCGGTGTGGGCTGCAGTGCGCAACCAGGCCCCGCAATGGCCCGGCAGCAACCCGGGCGTGGTCCTGGCCGCCGGCGCCGCGGCCCTCGATACCACCCTCGGCGGCGCGGCCGTCTACAGCGACGGCGTCCGCCAACGCCCCACGCTGGGTAGCGGGCATCCGGCGGACGCCAACACCATCGAGGCATCAGTGGCGCTGGTGGAACGCGGGGTGCTGATCTGGATCGCGGCGGCGATCGCCCTGTGGGCGCCCTCCCCGCTGATCCCCTGAGGGGTCGTTGATGAGCGAAGCACAGCACCTGCCCGACACGCTGGAGCACGGCGGCAACCTCGCCGAGGCGACGGCGCGCTTCGGCGAGCCGCCGGGGGGCTGGGTGGACCTCTCCACCGGCATCAACCCGACCCCCTTCCCGCTGAGCGCCGCCCCGGCGGCCACCTGGCACCGGCTGCCCGAGGCCGACGGACTCGAGGCGCAGGCCGCGGCGCACTACGCCGCCGGCAACGGCGCGGCCCTGGCCCTGCCCGGCTCCCAGGCCGCCATCAGCCTGCTCCCGGCTCTCCACTCCCCAGGAAACGTGGCCATCCCGGCGCCGGAGTATGCCGAGCATGCGCGGGCGTGGCAGCACTGGGGCCACCGCGTCGAGCGCATCACCGCCGAGCGGATCGCCGCCGGGCCACCCACGCCCCCGCCCTGGCACACGCTCGTGCTGAGCCATCCCAACAACCCCTCCGGCACCCGCTACCCCGCCGCCACCCTGCTCGCCTGGTGCGATGCGCTGGCCGCCGGGGGCGGGCATCTGATCGTCGACGAGGCGTTCTGCGACGCCGAGCCGGAGACCTCCCTGGCCCCGGCCGTCGGCCGCCCGGGCCTGATCCTGCTGCGCTCGCTGGGCAAGTTCTACGGCCTCGCCGGCGCCCGGGTCGGCTTCCTGCTCGGCCCGGAGGGGCTGCGCCAGCAACTGGCCGGGGTGCTCGGTCCCTGGCCTCTGGCCGGCCCGGCCCGCCATGCCGCCGGGCAGGCCCTGGCCGACGAGGCCTGGCAGGCGGCCCAGCGACGCGCCCTGACGGCGGCGACGCAGCGGCTGGATGGGCTGCTGACCGCCGCCGGGCTGGCACCGGCGGGGGGCACGGCGCTGTTTCGCTGGGTCCCCTGCACCGCGGCGCGGCGCTACCAGGCGCTGCTGGCCCGGGCCGGGGTCTGGGTCCGCGCCTTCGATGAGCCGGCGGGACTGCGCTTCGGCCTGCCCGGCACCGAGGCGGCCTGGCAGCGCCTGGCGGCAGCGCTGCAAACCCTCGCCGCCGACTGATGCGACGCGGCCCTACAGCCCGCAGCGATCCGGTCGATAACCTGCCCAGCACGATTTTTGATAAATTAGCGCGGTTTCGCCGCAGGCCGCGTCCGGCCCAGCGCGGGCGAAGCGCGCCGCCGGCACCAAGAGAGGATCGATACGCCCATGGCCACGACCGAAGCCGCCCAGGCCGCCACACCCCGGGTTGCCGTCATCGGCGCCGGCGGCTGGGGCCGCAACCTGGTCCGCAACCTCCATGAGCTCGGCGCCCTCCACGCGGTCGTCGAGGTCAACGCCGAAAACCTGCGCCAGGTCCAGACGATCTGCCCCGACGTCCCCACCTACACGGACACCGCGGCGGCGCTGGCCAACCCGCAGCTCGACGCCGTCGCCGTCGCCACCCCGGTGGCGACCCACTACGAGGTGGTCCGCCAGGCCCTGGAGGCCGATAAGGACGTCTTCGTCGAGAAGCCCCTCACCCCGGACCCGAGCCAGGCCTGGCACCTGGTGGAACTGGCCGAGCAGCGTGGGCGGCTGCTCATGGTCGGCCACCTGCTGCTCTTCCAGCCGGCCATCCAGTGGCTGCGCGACGACCTGGCCGCCGGGCGCATCGGGCAGGTGCACAGCGTCCATCAGGAGCGTCTGGGCCTGGGGCGGGCGCGCGACTACGAGAACGCCCTGTGGTGCCTGGGCACCCACGACGTGGCCGTGCAGCGCTTCCTGCTGCCCGGGCGAACGCCCCGCGGCATGCAGGTCCACGGCCAGTGCATCCTGCAGCCGGGCATCGAGGACGACGTCTACCTCCACCTGAGCTACGACGACGGCCTGCAAAGCCACCTGCACTGCTCCTGGCTGTGGCCGGAGAAACGGCGCAACCTGGTCATCGTCGGCAGCGAGGGGATGGTGGTCTACGACGAGATCAACCAGGTGGTCACCCACCACCGCAAGGGCATCGACGGCCACCTGGACAACATCGACGAGGGCGCCGAGACCATCCACCAAGGCCACGGCCAACCCCTGCGCCTGGAGCTGGAGCACTTCCTCGACTGCCTGCGCCACGGGCAGACGTGTCAGTCGGACGGTCGCTTTGCCGCCGGCATCGTCGACCTGCTGGCCGAGGCCACGGGGCGCCTGAGAAACGCAGAGAACGCATAGGAGCTGGAAAGCGTGCAGATCCCCATCTACAACCCGAAGCCGCAATACGACGCCCTGCGCGGCGAACTCGAACAGGCCGCCACGGATCTGCTGGCCTCCGGGGCCTACGTCCTCGGTCCCACGGTGGAGCGTTTCGAGCAGGCGGTGGCCGAGCACCTGGGCTGCCGGCACGCCATCGGCGTCAACAGCGGCACGGACGCCCTGCTGATCGCCCTGGTCGCCGCCGGGGTCGAGCCGGGCGACGAGGTGGTGACCTCGCCCTTCACCTTCTACGCCTCCGCCGAGGTCATCAGCCTGGCCGGCGCCACGCCGCGGTTTGCCGACATCGACCCGGACACCTTCAACGTCACCGCCGAGACCCTGGAGGCGGCCTGCACCGAGCGCACCAAGGCGCTGCTTCCGGTGCACATCTTCGGCCAGGGGCCGGATATGGCCGCCGTCAACGAGCTGGCGCGCCGGCGCGGCCTGCGGGTGATCGAGGACGTGGCCCAGGCCTTCGGGGCCCGCCAGGGCGAGGCCCGGCTGGGCACGCTGGGCGATCTCGGGGCCCACTCGTTCTATCCGACCAAGAACCTGGGCGGTTTCGGCGACGGCGGCATGATCACCACCGATGACGACGAGCTCGCCGCTCAGTGCCGGCTGCTGCGTCTGCACGGCCAAGAGCGCCGCGACCACCACACCCTGATCGGCTACAACTCGCGGCTCGACGCCATGCAGGCGGCCCTGCTACAGGTCAAGCTGCCCCACGTGGACGGCTGGAACGCCCAGCGCAAGGAGATCGCCGCGCTCTACGACCGCGAACTGGCCGGCCTGCCGGGTCTGACCACGCCGCATACGGCGCCCCACGGCGATCACATCTTCCACCAGTACACCGTGCGCATCGCCGACGGCCGCCGCGACGCCGTGCGCGACGCCCTCCAGGCGGCCGGCATCGGCTGCATGGTCTACTACTCGGTCCCGGTCCACCAGCAGCCGGTCTACCAGCACCTGGAGGCCCACTGTCCGGTGGCCGAGCAGGCCTGCCACGAGGTGCTGAGCCTGCCCATGTGGCCGTACATGGGCGAGGAGCGCGCCCTCCAGGTGGCCGAGGCGGTGCGTCAGGCCCTCCAGCAGGCCTGAGCCGGGCACCGCCCCGACCCGGATCACCGGCTACCCCGTCGTCGCCACCGAAGCCGGCTGCCGCGCAGGCAGCCGGCGGACGACGGCCTTCTCCAACTCCACGATCACGAACACCGCCAGCCCGAAGAGCAAGATGCGCGCCCAGTCCTGGGGCCCAATCGGCGTGGTGCCGAAGAGCGCGTGCATGACCGGGGCGTAGGTGAAGGCAATCTGGAGCAGGATGAGCACGCCGATGGCGATCCACATCGCCTGCGAGCGGAACAACGCCCAGCCCCGCCAGATCGGGTCGTAGATCAGGCGCAGGTTGAGCAGATAGAACGCCTGGCCGGCGACCAGGGTGTTGATGGCCACGGTCCGGGCCAGCTCATCGCTGGCGCCGACCACCTCCTCCATCCACACGAAGTGGCCGAAGGTCCCCAGCCACAGCAGCAGCGCCACAAACGGGATACGCCAGAGCATGAAGCCGGAGAGCAGCGGCGCCTTCGGATCCCGCTGCGGGCGCCCCATCACCCCCGGCTCGGCCGGCTCGAAGGCAAGCGCCATGGCCAGCGTCACCGAGGTGACCATGTTCACCCAGAGCACCTGCACCGGGGTCAGCGGCAGGGCCAGCCCCATCAGGATCGCCATCATGATGGTCAGCGACTGCCCGGCGTTGGTGGGCAGCATGTGCAGGATGGCCTTGCGGATGTTGTCGTAGACGGCGCGCCCCTCCTCCACCGCGTGGGTGATGGAGGCGAAGTTGTCGTCGGCCAGGACCATCTCCGAGGCCTCCTTGGCCGCCTCGGTGCCCTTGTTGCCCATGGCCACGCCGACGTCGGCGCGCTTGAGCGCCGGCGCATCGTTGACCCCGTCGCCGGTCATGGCACAGATGCCACCTTCGGCCTGCAGGGCCTGAACCAAGCGCAGCTTGTGCTCCGGCGTGGTGCGGGCAAAGACATCGACGCGGCGTACCGTCTCCTGCAGCGTCGCGTCGTCCATGCCGTCGATCTCCTGGCCGGAGACCGCCGCCCCCTGCCCGATCCCCAGCTGCCGGCCGATGGCCCGCGCGGTGGCCAGGTGATCCCCGGTGATCATCTTCACCCGGATCCCCGCCCCCTGGGCACGGGCAACCGCCTCGATGGCCTCCTCGCGGGGCGGGTCGATGATGCCGACCAGCGCCAGCAGGGTGAATCCCCCCGCCTCCACCTGCTCGTAGGTCAGCTCCTGCTGATGGGGCTCGACCTCCCGCACGGCCAGGGCCAGCAGGCGCTCACCGCGAGCGGCCACCTCGTCCATGGCCGACTCCCACCGGGCCCGCTCCAGCGGCTGCGCCCCCGCGGTGGTCTGCTCGTGACTGCAGAGCTCGAGCAGCCGCTCCGGACTGCCCTTGAGATAGATCCCCTGCCATCCGTGATGGTCAGAGTGCAGGGTCGCCATGTATTTGTGATCCGACTCAAACGGGATGACGTCCACGCGCGGGCGCTGCTCCGCCTCGGCCACCGGATCGTAGCCGGCCTTGCGTGCGGCCACCACCAGCGACCCCTCGGTGGGGTCGCCGCGCAGACGCCACTCGCCGTCGCGCTCGAAGTGCTCCGCGTCGTTGCACAGCAGGGCGCAGAGCAGGGCCTGGTGGAAGACCGGGTCGCGGTCGGGGAACACCTCCTCGTGCCCCTCGCAGAACCCGCCGTGGGGGGCATAACCGACGCCATCGACCCGCAGCTGCCGCTCGCCACTGACCAGCGTGGCAACGGTCATCTCGTTGCGGGTGAGCGTGCCGGTCTTGTCCGAGCAGATGGTCGAGACCGAGCCGAGGGTCTCCACCGCGGGCAGGCGCCGGATAATGGCGTTGCGCCGGGCCATCTTCTGAACGCCGATGGCCAGGGCGATGGTCAGGATCGCCGGCAGACCCTCGGGGATGGTGGAGACCGCCAGGCTGGCCGCGGCCAGGAACATCTCGTCGAGCGGGTA
The nucleotide sequence above comes from Halorhodospira halophila. Encoded proteins:
- the cobU gene encoding bifunctional adenosylcobinamide kinase/adenosylcobinamide-phosphate guanylyltransferase, which codes for MRELILGGVRSGKSRHAEERARELSDDVVYIATARPRGDAGMAERIAAHRARRPAHWQTIEAPLELARAIEAHSAPGRVLLVDCLSLWLTNQLVAGDGATEANVTSESLEQARTGLVDAVAAAGGDLLLVSNETGLGVMPMNALARRFCDEAGALHQQMAERCERVTWTVAGLAQPLK
- a CDS encoding DUF3422 family protein encodes the protein MTLNVTERHQASDPVPGAYVDHPLRQEVNDEIHARPYERLRAPARVSHLGMFSGRHSADADRAAVADLCERFGVEPPEPDAQHMSRDFGAFRLKWERRTEVSTYTFIVEDEFEHPFEGPPIERLPEDWLASLPGPRLVGIHLALEPSWSQPRTSSGIVALFNDNTIVGSQIAGGAARVWTDFRIHDDGFSRILLRDVNMRERQAGRAIQRLLEIETYRMMALLAFPVARRLNPQLNELEEQLAGITERMTGSSRERDEQHLLGQLMELAAQVERIGNNTNYRFHAARAYHELVERRIQELREQRIQGVQTIQEFMERRLVPAMRTCATVTERRESLSERISRTGDLLRTRIDVALEAQNRDLLDSMDRRAKLQFRLQETVEGLSVAAISYYLMGLISYVLEAARDAGAPIRVEVTQGLAVPVVVFTIWLVVRLVRYRIAKRQEA
- a CDS encoding adenosylcobinamide-GDP ribazoletransferase codes for the protein MTALRPLLIAIAFLTRLPVPSLGRIDDEESGASLVAYPLVGAIIGTLLILMAFLTQALPALLTAALVVVIWALLTGALHLDGLADSADAWVGGMAQRERTLEIMKDPSCGPIGVTAIVAVLLLKVAAVAALLDAGAVLAIATAAVVGRAGLTLLFLTTPYVRPGGIGEALSHFGPPGASLGSAAVVTALAALLTGWAGLAAVAAGAVALVLAQHAMSRRLGGTTGDTAGATVELTETAALLGAAAVAASV
- the cbiB gene encoding adenosylcobinamide-phosphate synthase CbiB, giving the protein MPFPALIIGAWLLDRVFGEPRAGHPLNGFARVAGWLERLLNQGRLPDPDRRKAGMVAVAILVAPAVLLATLLTLGPLGWVVELGLLYLCLGSRSLREHALGVAQPLARGDLAEARAAVGRIVSRDAQSMDAEDTARATTESTLENGNDAVFATLFWFLVAGAPGAVAHRLINTLDALWGYRTVRFNDFGYAAARLDDLLGWIPARLTALTYALASLRPQAVWAAVRNQAPQWPGSNPGVVLAAGAAALDTTLGGAAVYSDGVRQRPTLGSGHPADANTIEASVALVERGVLIWIAAAIALWAPSPLIP
- a CDS encoding cation-transporting P-type ATPase gives rise to the protein MVEDEGDAAPGAAQEPAGRWHAREAEQVAEHFGSGPQGLAVDEVQARLQRHGPNRLQPPERAGPVVRFLRHFHNILIYILIAAALGTALLGHWVDTGVILAVVLINTLIGFLQEGKAERALDAIRQMLSPQAVVVRGGERQEVDAAEIVPGDVVFLQAGDKVPADLRLLNAKNLRIDEAVLTGESVPVEKGTEAVDAGADLGDRRGMAYSGTLVTFGRGLGVVVATGAETEVGRISQMLGEVHSLQTPLIRQTEQFGRWLAAIIVVVAAFTFAFGYWVRDYPLDEMFLAAASLAVSTIPEGLPAILTIALAIGVQKMARRNAIIRRLPAVETLGSVSTICSDKTGTLTRNEMTVATLVSGERQLRVDGVGYAPHGGFCEGHEEVFPDRDPVFHQALLCALLCNDAEHFERDGEWRLRGDPTEGSLVVAARKAGYDPVAEAEQRPRVDVIPFESDHKYMATLHSDHHGWQGIYLKGSPERLLELCSHEQTTAGAQPLERARWESAMDEVAARGERLLALAVREVEPHQQELTYEQVEAGGFTLLALVGIIDPPREEAIEAVARAQGAGIRVKMITGDHLATARAIGRQLGIGQGAAVSGQEIDGMDDATLQETVRRVDVFARTTPEHKLRLVQALQAEGGICAMTGDGVNDAPALKRADVGVAMGNKGTEAAKEASEMVLADDNFASITHAVEEGRAVYDNIRKAILHMLPTNAGQSLTIMMAILMGLALPLTPVQVLWVNMVTSVTLAMALAFEPAEPGVMGRPQRDPKAPLLSGFMLWRIPFVALLLWLGTFGHFVWMEEVVGASDELARTVAINTLVAGQAFYLLNLRLIYDPIWRGWALFRSQAMWIAIGVLILLQIAFTYAPVMHALFGTTPIGPQDWARILLFGLAVFVIVELEKAVVRRLPARQPASVATTG
- a CDS encoding aminotransferase class I/II-fold pyridoxal phosphate-dependent enzyme; this encodes MQIPIYNPKPQYDALRGELEQAATDLLASGAYVLGPTVERFEQAVAEHLGCRHAIGVNSGTDALLIALVAAGVEPGDEVVTSPFTFYASAEVISLAGATPRFADIDPDTFNVTAETLEAACTERTKALLPVHIFGQGPDMAAVNELARRRGLRVIEDVAQAFGARQGEARLGTLGDLGAHSFYPTKNLGGFGDGGMITTDDDELAAQCRLLRLHGQERRDHHTLIGYNSRLDAMQAALLQVKLPHVDGWNAQRKEIAALYDRELAGLPGLTTPHTAPHGDHIFHQYTVRIADGRRDAVRDALQAAGIGCMVYYSVPVHQQPVYQHLEAHCPVAEQACHEVLSLPMWPYMGEERALQVAEAVRQALQQA
- a CDS encoding Gfo/Idh/MocA family protein encodes the protein MATTEAAQAATPRVAVIGAGGWGRNLVRNLHELGALHAVVEVNAENLRQVQTICPDVPTYTDTAAALANPQLDAVAVATPVATHYEVVRQALEADKDVFVEKPLTPDPSQAWHLVELAEQRGRLLMVGHLLLFQPAIQWLRDDLAAGRIGQVHSVHQERLGLGRARDYENALWCLGTHDVAVQRFLLPGRTPRGMQVHGQCILQPGIEDDVYLHLSYDDGLQSHLHCSWLWPEKRRNLVIVGSEGMVVYDEINQVVTHHRKGIDGHLDNIDEGAETIHQGHGQPLRLELEHFLDCLRHGQTCQSDGRFAAGIVDLLAEATGRLRNAENA
- the cobT gene encoding nicotinate-nucleotide--dimethylbenzimidazole phosphoribosyltransferase; its protein translation is MRSAIVNQPEWLDEPIQQTHPHYAQQARARQDQLTKPPGSLGRLEEIAIQLAGLQQTPHPAVDPVQITLFAGDHGIAEDGVSAFDPVVTLQMMENFSNGGAAICVMSEEIGAQLEVVDVGTRWQGAVPQAVRDERIAAGTANMRRQPAMTDEQFSAALTAGARAVDRSIDQHGTRVFIAGEMGIANTTAAAAVVGALLNKPAPGLVGPGTGHDAAGLRHKAEAVDETLALHREQLGGPANLSEPWQAGRRVGGLELAAMTGAYIRCAQRGVVILLDGFISGAAALLAERLRPGTRAWMILGHGSAEPGHHRIVAALGGRPLLDFNMRLGEGSGAATAIPLMRMACAIHNRMATFAEAGVTPEGKG
- a CDS encoding histidine phosphatase family protein, producing MRPPIEGQETWIDLIRHGEPVGGRRYRGTQDDPLSERGWAQMRAAPLEPAALTRIVCSPLRRCREFSERYAAEQGLPLQVENGFQEIGFGDWEGLTPAELYEQDPQGQARFWADPLHYTPPNAEPMADFQRRVIDAWVRLLAEHPGEHLLLVGHGGLIRVVLSHLLELPLRGFNRLYVPYASVSRVRVEPGTDPTLYFHNRATSAEGER
- the cobD gene encoding threonine-phosphate decarboxylase CobD, whose amino-acid sequence is MSEAQHLPDTLEHGGNLAEATARFGEPPGGWVDLSTGINPTPFPLSAAPAATWHRLPEADGLEAQAAAHYAAGNGAALALPGSQAAISLLPALHSPGNVAIPAPEYAEHARAWQHWGHRVERITAERIAAGPPTPPPWHTLVLSHPNNPSGTRYPAATLLAWCDALAAGGGHLIVDEAFCDAEPETSLAPAVGRPGLILLRSLGKFYGLAGARVGFLLGPEGLRQQLAGVLGPWPLAGPARHAAGQALADEAWQAAQRRALTAATQRLDGLLTAAGLAPAGGTALFRWVPCTAARRYQALLARAGVWVRAFDEPAGLRFGLPGTEAAWQRLAAALQTLAAD